The Apus apus isolate bApuApu2 chromosome 20, bApuApu2.pri.cur, whole genome shotgun sequence genome includes a region encoding these proteins:
- the GNB1 gene encoding guanine nucleotide-binding protein G(I)/G(S)/G(T) subunit beta-1 — translation MSELDQLRQEAEQLKNQIRDARKACADATLAQITANIDPVGRIQMRTRRTLRGHLAKIYAMHWGTDSRLLVSASQDGKLIIWDSYTTNKVHAIPLRSSWVMTCAYAPSGNYVACGGLDNICSIYNLKTREGNVRVSRELAGHTGYLSCCRFLDDNQIVTSSGDTTCALWDIETGQQTTTFTGHTGDVMSLSLAPDARCFVSGACDASAKLWDVREGMCRQTFTGHESDINAICFFPNGNAFATGSDDATCRLFDLRADQELMVYSHDNIICGITSVAFSKSGRLLLAGYDDFNCNVWDTLKADRAGVLAGHDNRVSCLGVTDDGMAVATGSWDSFLKIWN, via the exons ATGAGTGAGCTCGACCAGTTACGCCAGGAGGCTGAGCAACTGAAAAACCAAATCAGA GATGCTAGGAAAGCATGTGCAGATGCCACCCTGGCTCAG ATCACAGCCAATATTGACCCAGTGGGGAGAATTCAAATGCGCACTAGGAGAACACTCCGGGGACACCTGGCTAAAATTTATGCAATGCATTGGGGGACTGATTCCAG GCTTCTAGTTAGTGCCTCCCAGGATGGCAAACTTATCATTTGGGACAGCTATACTACAAACAAG GTGCATGCTATTCCCCTGCGTTCATCTTGGGTCATGACTTGTGCATATGCTCCTTCTGGAAATTATGTGGCTTGTGGTGGTCTTGATAACATCTGTTCCATTTATAACTTGAAAACTCGTGAAGGGAATGTACGTGTCAGCCGTGAGCTAGCTGGTCACACAG gATATTTGTCATGCTGTCGTTTCTTGGATGATAATCAAATCGTTACCAGCTCTGGCGACACCACTTG CGCTCTCTGGGACATAGAGACTGGTCAGCAAACAACTACATTTACTGGGCACACTGGAGATGTCATGAGTTTGTCTCTTGCTCCTGATGCCCggtgttttgtttctggtgCCTGTGATGCCTCTGCCAAACTGTGGGATGTTAGAGAAGGGATGTGTCGACAAACCTTCACTGGCCACGAGTCCGACATCAATGCCATCTGT TTCTTCCCCAATGGCAACGCGTTTGCCACGGGCTCGGATGATGCCACGTGCCGGCTTTTTGATCTTCGAGCTGATCAGGAACTCATGGTTTATTCACATGACAACATCATCTGTGGCATCACCTCTGTAGCATTTTCCAAGAGTGGACGTCTCCTCCTAGCTGGTTATGATGACTTCAACTGCAATGTCTGGGACACGCTGAAAGCTGATAGAGCAG GTGTCCTTGCTGGTCATGATAACCGTGTCAGTTGCTTAGGTGTGACTGATGATGGCATGGCAGTGGCAACAGGATCATGGGACAGCTTCCTCAAGATCTGGAACTGA